TATGGTAGCAGAACTCCTGATATTCGGCAACCCTCGTTTACTAAGTGATAACCTAAGGATGGAGACGACTTGGTACATGCGTGGACCCACGGTTAAGCAGCACTAGTTCGTTGTGCTTCTGCATATGTTTAGACTTTTAGAGGTGCTTCCTCCACAGCCTAAACATAAGGGTCATTAAAGTATGCAACACTAGTTACAGTTTAACTGCTGTAGGGGGTGCAATTGTTCGGTTCAGATAACCACATTATTAGCCTGGCATCGAAGTTGCACTCCAGTTCCACTCCCAGCTCCAAATAAGTGGAACGAGAACCAGTTTTACAGTTAAGTTCAAATGGCAAGAGGATATATTTGGAAAAGAATGGAAAAAGCAAACAGGAGTTATTAGATTGTATTAAGATGAAAAAGAGCATCTTTCAACTCTTACGTCATCCACATTACAGTAACCTTACACTTGAACTCCAAAGAGCATAACTCATTTTTAACATATAGAAGTTCATCCTAGAGTGTCTCTCACCTTCCCAACTACTTAATTGTtataaaaaaaacttcaaaaaacGAGACACTACTTAATTGTTATAGTTGACACATGTTCTACTTGTCTCGAATTTAAAGTGGCCAAACTTCCAATGTGATCAGGACACTACCCACGATACTGGGTGATCATACTGCACACCTTCAACATTGAAGGGAGAAAAACAAAAGTAATTGGATCATATCCACACCTTCAGCATAATATCCACGTTGAGAGAGCTGCCAGAGGAAGCATGGCTACCAAGCCGTAATTCACCACAGCATCAATGTTTTCTATCCGCTCAACCTTGTTATTCCAGATGCTTGATATAAAGTGGAAAATATACTTCTGCTCCTGCAGATGCAAAAAGGATCAAACTTGACCACTCCAAAGGAGTGCATACAGGGAAAAAAAAGAGGAGCAATTTAAATAACCATACCGCTTCTACATTCGTCTCAGTTCTGTGGGTCTCGGCAGTTGTACTTGTCAGAGTTCTTCTTTCAGTTTCATCTGCTTGGTCCAATGGGATTTCAATTTTCGCGTTGCTAGTTCTCTTGCGAGAGAAGCCTTTATAAGATGAATCTGTGTGAATTGTTTCCATGACTGAGCCAAAGAAGTTGGTTACAGGTACctaaacaagaagaaacaaacttATTAGTCATAAAGACAAAATTAAACCGGAAAAGTTCACTGGTAATGTGTGACATAAATCGATAGGGTCaagagaagaaattagaagggcCAGCAAACTAACAAGCATCACAATATGGTCTGTAAAAGCATACCTCAGCAGGAGGGCGTTGATAAAGATCTGTTCGGTAATATGCAGTTGACAGCAACAAACTTGGAACAAATGAGTTGAAAAAACTGCATAAAAACAAATAACATAGATTTttcaaaccaagaatcaagtTCCAGGTAATGTTCGTTACTTGGCAGGCAAAGAAAATCACAAATTTAAACCAGACTACAGAAATGCTGCCAAGTAGAGTAGTTCTACACCGGCCAATACATATTAATATATTATAGATACCGTACAGTAACAATATACATTGTAGGGGAAAGAGAAGCCAACAATACATTTTAACAAAACATCAATAGGAGAAGAAATATATGAACATTATATGCATTCAAATATGATTAACCAATAAATGCTTTAAAACAATGTTGATGTAAAAACCTAAATTAACAAGTTGATTCTGAAAGAGTTCAGTTGCATGCTAGTTATACAGAAATCGGAGGGTTTCAACCATTTATTCCAGCAATGCTTTGTTTCAAACAACACAAGTTTGAGGACAACGACTGTTAGGTGCTTGTCGCAGAATTCAGTAAAACCGGAAAATACGATTATGATAGTTCTAACTTCTAGGGTTACACATATTGAAAGGAGAACTCCGACGGCAGTTAATTTCTATATCGTTTGCGATACCAGAATAATTGCTAACTGTAAAAAGAGGAACCTACCTGCTCATGGAAGCATTGCTGTATGTATTTAACCTTTCAAAGAAGGCAAGGGTATAGTAAGTGAACCGATCCACCACAGAAACACCAATCtgcaataaaataaaattgacgaGGAAAGAGATGTCATGAAATAGTTTTGGGAAATCGAAATGAGAAACTAAAGTGAAATGGTGTGAAAGAGTCAAAACAACAATCTGAAAAGAATTGTAGTCATGGGCTCTTACATCAGAGTCGAGGTGATGTGAATATGAATTTTCTCCTTTCATGCTGCTTCCGATAGCCAAAACACCACGTGAGTGAAGCTGCAGAATATTAAAACATTCAGATTTCAAGGTGTCTCAACAGATCAGGCTTTTACCAGAATTATGGTAAGACCAAATCCCATGCGCACTGGCACATATTACACCAAAGAATAGAAAGCATGCATGTAGTATTTCTTAGACATTACTCTACCTGCAGTGCAGGTACATAATA
This DNA window, taken from Papaver somniferum cultivar HN1 chromosome 3, ASM357369v1, whole genome shotgun sequence, encodes the following:
- the LOC113356210 gene encoding GPI-anchor transamidase-like isoform X3 → MLADDMACNTRNNYPAQVFNNENHRLNLYGDNVEVDYRGYEVTVENFLRVLTGRHETAVPRSKRLLSDEGSHILLYMTGHGGDEFLKFQDSEELQSHDLADAVKQMKEKLRFKELLIMVDTCQAATLFNQLHSRGVLAIGSSMKGENSYSHHLDSDIGVSVVDRFTYYTLAFFERLNTYSNASMSSFFNSFVPSLLLSTAYYRTDLYQRPPAEVPVTNFFGSVMETIHTDSSYKGFSRKRTSNAKIEIPLDQADETERRTLTSTTAETHRTETNVEAEQKYIFHFISSIWNNKVERIENIDAVVNYGLVAMLPLAALSTWILC